The following are from one region of the Amedibacterium intestinale genome:
- a CDS encoding PTS sugar transporter subunit IIA, with product MQVLDVLDERIIDLHAHAENKEEVLTLLANRLKEAGYIDDVEGFKKDIYLRESEGTTGIGNYIAIPHGKSDSVTQVGIAIAKLDHEIEWETLDGKGVKLVFLFAVSNNHEYARNHMLLLADIARKLGNDEAVEKMLSAETIEDLKSVFA from the coding sequence ATGCAGGTATTAGATGTACTAGATGAAAGAATCATTGATTTGCATGCACATGCAGAAAATAAAGAGGAAGTATTAACGTTATTAGCTAATCGTTTAAAGGAAGCAGGCTATATAGATGATGTGGAAGGGTTTAAAAAAGATATTTATTTAAGAGAAAGCGAAGGAACAACAGGAATTGGTAATTATATTGCAATTCCTCATGGAAAAAGTGATTCAGTTACGCAAGTTGGTATTGCTATTGCAAAACTAGATCATGAAATTGAATGGGAAACTTTAGATGGAAAAGGAGTAAAACTAGTGTTTCTATTTGCTGTAAGCAATAATCATGAATATGCTAGAAATCATATGTTATTATTAGCCGATATTGCAAGAAAACTTGGAAATGATGAGGCAGTTGAAAAAATGCTCTCAGCAGAAACGATAGAAGATTTAAAAAGTGTATTTGCGTAA
- a CDS encoding ketose-bisphosphate aldolase: MLMNMKDLLKVAQENQFAVPAFNIGSDQLLKAVMKKVNELKSPVILEMSPDEFDFVGNAQIQAMIYEASKTDVPVVIHLDHGDKYETVVRAIQAGMTSVMIDASKLPYEENVAITKKVVETAHMANVSVESELGTIGTTGNSIEGGTEGVIYTVPSEAKQFIEDTGIDTFAVAIGTAHGIYPKDMKPELRIDILNEITNEVSIPLVLHGGSSNKDEEIAAAVKNGICKINISSDIKIAFYNKCREVLNANPGYREPLEIYPECMEECAKVVEEKCRLFNSCDKAKLYY; encoded by the coding sequence ATGTTGATGAATATGAAAGATTTGTTAAAGGTAGCACAAGAAAATCAATTTGCTGTTCCTGCTTTCAATATTGGGAGCGATCAGTTATTAAAAGCAGTAATGAAAAAAGTTAATGAGTTGAAGTCACCAGTGATTTTAGAAATGAGCCCAGATGAATTTGATTTTGTTGGAAATGCACAGATTCAGGCAATGATTTATGAGGCAAGTAAAACAGATGTTCCTGTAGTAATTCATTTGGATCATGGGGATAAATATGAAACTGTAGTACGAGCAATTCAAGCTGGAATGACTTCTGTTATGATAGATGCTTCTAAGTTGCCATATGAAGAAAATGTAGCAATTACAAAAAAAGTAGTAGAAACAGCACACATGGCAAATGTAAGTGTGGAATCTGAACTAGGTACAATAGGTACTACCGGAAATTCTATTGAAGGAGGAACAGAAGGAGTTATATACACTGTCCCAAGTGAAGCAAAACAATTTATTGAAGATACAGGAATTGATACCTTTGCAGTTGCAATCGGAACAGCTCATGGTATTTATCCGAAAGATATGAAACCTGAATTGCGTATTGATATATTAAATGAAATCACAAATGAAGTTTCTATACCTCTTGTTTTACATGGTGGTTCATCTAATAAAGATGAAGAAATTGCAGCAGCAGTTAAAAATGGAATTTGCAAAATAAATATTTCTAGCGATATTAAAATTGCATTCTATAACAAATGCAGAGAAGTTCTAAATGCAAATCCTGGATATAGAGAACCATTGGAAATCTATCCAGAATGTATGGAAGAATGTGCGAAGGTAGTAGAAGAAAAATGTCGTTTGTTTAATTCATGTGATAAAGCAAAATTGTATTATTAA
- a CDS encoding PTS fructose transporter subunit IIB, protein MKIVAVAACTSGIAHTYIAKEKLIRAAEALGHEIHVETQGTIGTEDELKPEQIQEADVVILAVDIAITGTERFEGKKQVKVPTSIVVKAPKQLLQKIESELTK, encoded by the coding sequence ATGAAAATTGTTGCTGTTGCTGCATGTACATCAGGAATTGCTCATACGTACATTGCAAAAGAAAAATTAATTCGTGCTGCTGAAGCACTAGGACATGAAATTCATGTTGAAACACAGGGGACAATCGGTACAGAAGATGAATTGAAACCTGAACAGATTCAAGAGGCGGATGTTGTTATTTTGGCAGTTGATATTGCAATTACTGGAACAGAACGTTTTGAAGGCAAAAAACAAGTAAAAGTTCCTACTAGCATCGTTGTAAAAGCTCCAAAACAATTATTACAGAAAATTGAATCAGAATTAACAAAATAA
- a CDS encoding class II fructose-bisphosphate aldolase, with translation MYVSMKGMLERANKGNYAVMAINCFNIETTRAVIEAAQSLRAPIIINIVQEHMENHCDSELIAPIVRLLAQRASVEVALNFDHGVNIGLVKKALHDGYTSVMIDASRYDLDNNIAITKEIVDFAKVYGASVEGEIGCMGGTEGNFTDDQMKTDPEQALRFVKETGVDCLAVSYGSSHGNYPKGYVPSFDFERLKEIKRLTNMPLVLHGGSGSGDENIRKSVENGINKINVGCDFMNANTKAIKTHLEKNPDINYWVMMHQVEKESQEIIKHYIQLSGSAGKSI, from the coding sequence ATGTATGTATCAATGAAAGGAATGCTGGAAAGAGCAAATAAAGGCAATTATGCTGTAATGGCAATAAATTGCTTTAATATAGAAACTACTCGTGCTGTAATTGAGGCGGCGCAATCTCTTCGTGCACCAATTATTATTAATATTGTACAAGAACATATGGAAAATCATTGTGATAGTGAGTTGATTGCACCAATTGTAAGATTATTAGCCCAACGTGCTAGTGTTGAAGTAGCTTTAAATTTTGATCATGGTGTAAATATTGGGTTAGTAAAAAAGGCGTTACATGATGGATATACATCTGTTATGATAGATGCAAGTCGATATGATTTAGATAACAACATCGCGATAACGAAAGAAATCGTTGATTTTGCAAAAGTTTATGGAGCTAGTGTTGAAGGTGAAATTGGCTGTATGGGTGGTACAGAAGGAAATTTCACTGATGACCAAATGAAGACCGATCCTGAACAAGCACTTCGTTTTGTAAAAGAAACAGGTGTAGACTGTTTGGCAGTTTCTTATGGTTCTTCTCATGGAAATTATCCGAAAGGATATGTGCCATCTTTTGATTTTGAACGATTAAAAGAAATAAAGAGATTGACAAATATGCCTTTAGTTCTTCATGGCGGTTCAGGATCAGGTGATGAAAATATTAGAAAATCTGTAGAGAATGGAATAAATAAAATAAATGTAGGATGCGATTTTATGAATGCAAATACAAAAGCGATAAAAACACATTTAGAGAAAAATCCAGATATTAATTATTGGGTAATGATGCATCAAGTTGAAAAAGAAAGTCAAGAAATTATTAAACATTACATTCAGTTATCTGGATCTGCAGGTAAATCAATATAA
- a CDS encoding PTS fructose transporter subunit IIC, which translates to MKGLGQELKRHMLTAISYMLPLVVASGLLIAIGNLMGGQVVTDLTKMTVPSALTSLGVLGMGLLPSFISGYIAYSIADRPGIAPGFLMGQIASFLGAGFLGGLIGGFVAGYIALAIHKYVKVPKWAEALMPMMIIPTLTAIVGGLLMYFVLGTPITLMTNGLTNFITGLDQSSKAMYGFIIGAIGCIDYGGAISKVPNLICDGLLLEGITEPEGIKVLAAMVPPIGITFAYLFSKLMKKRIFTNQEVENVKVAFPMGLCMISEGVIPIAMNDLIRTVVSTSIGCGVCGAISFYFGNGSPVPSGGVFVIPAMSEPLVAVLALLIGSCVTAIILVLLKKPLTEEQAAGIQEEVEEEVDLSNITIG; encoded by the coding sequence ATGAAAGGGTTAGGACAAGAATTAAAAAGACATATGCTTACGGCTATTTCTTATATGTTGCCGTTAGTAGTTGCATCAGGTTTATTAATTGCAATAGGGAATTTAATGGGAGGACAAGTAGTAACAGACTTGACTAAAATGACAGTTCCTAGTGCTCTTACTTCACTAGGAGTATTAGGTATGGGGTTATTACCATCCTTTATTTCTGGATACATCGCTTACTCAATTGCAGATCGTCCAGGTATTGCTCCCGGATTTTTAATGGGACAGATTGCATCTTTTCTAGGTGCTGGATTCTTAGGCGGTTTAATTGGTGGGTTTGTTGCAGGTTATATCGCACTGGCAATCCATAAATATGTAAAAGTTCCTAAATGGGCTGAAGCTTTAATGCCTATGATGATCATTCCAACACTTACTGCAATTGTTGGAGGGTTGTTGATGTATTTTGTATTAGGTACTCCTATTACATTAATGACAAATGGATTAACAAACTTTATTACAGGATTGGATCAGTCTTCTAAAGCAATGTATGGATTTATTATAGGAGCAATTGGATGTATTGATTATGGTGGAGCAATTTCTAAAGTTCCAAATCTAATTTGTGATGGTTTGCTACTTGAAGGAATTACTGAACCAGAAGGAATTAAAGTCCTAGCGGCTATGGTACCTCCAATTGGAATCACGTTTGCATACCTATTCTCTAAGTTAATGAAGAAACGTATTTTTACGAATCAGGAAGTAGAAAATGTTAAAGTTGCATTTCCAATGGGATTATGTATGATTTCTGAAGGTGTAATTCCTATCGCAATGAATGATTTGATTCGTACAGTAGTTTCAACATCTATTGGATGTGGAGTATGCGGTGCTATTAGCTTCTATTTTGGAAATGGGAGTCCTGTACCAAGTGGTGGTGTATTTGTTATTCCAGCAATGTCTGAACCACTTGTTGCAGTATTGGCGCTATTGATTGGTTCTTGTGTAACTGCAATTATCTTAGTCCTTTTGAAAAAACCATTAACTGAGGAACAGGCAGCAGGTATTCAGGAAGAAGTTGAAGAAGAAGTTGATTTATCTAATATTACAATAGGATAA
- a CDS encoding BglG family transcription antiterminator: MKVEKSNFYIREIIRCLLDGKIHSTKEIAEEINLSEKATRNKLEQVEYYLKELELGSIEKKPRVGVWLETGEEQKKQLQEWIVSNQTIVVKEVKDRQDEILRILFKLLPRESVTTQKLAQELYLSNPTVLKVIKECQAFLEKYNIRIVNERSHGFYLSYHENDYRRALKDFICSKKSIEEIRNNIQLFFHNIDVNLIDKCIVETENEWNYKFTDDSFYEILIYCCLACQRKDFSIPIHIQQEDMEILERYNEYPFTVAIFQKLHDRMHIMFSNEDILFLATQIMCSKFMGIDQPKETWKMIQMYDLKLLNFVDEMLKTIGKVLEKELCDDIKLKESLVFHLRSTIFRLRYGSPQNNSLVSFIKSEYKKVFRATWSVSILFEKYYDVQITEDEIGFITLYIQSALERHTQRYRAILIEDFTRGHAQLICERISRTIPEIKEIQIISRHDFKLHEHRDDADMIITSRELLEKDNRVIVISNLLSDDGMIKLRTFMDELNLSFYVHKKTFSPICYPLFDPELIFLNLDYTEKKDILFYVSKALESHGYVMPLFAQSVYEREQATSTAIGNYVALPHGMQAYVNQSRVAIITLKKPISWDKEEMVDVIFLLAFKLSTHDEIKRVQSFYQEFISLIETNEKISVIRNARNALELYKYLIQ; the protein is encoded by the coding sequence GTGAAGGTGGAAAAATCTAATTTTTATATTAGAGAAATAATAAGGTGTTTATTAGATGGGAAGATTCATTCTACAAAAGAAATAGCAGAAGAAATCAATTTATCAGAAAAAGCTACAAGAAATAAGTTAGAGCAAGTTGAATATTATCTAAAGGAACTTGAATTGGGTTCCATTGAAAAAAAGCCTCGTGTTGGGGTATGGTTAGAGACAGGAGAGGAACAGAAGAAACAACTTCAAGAGTGGATTGTTTCGAATCAAACAATTGTTGTAAAAGAAGTTAAGGATCGTCAAGATGAAATACTTCGAATACTATTTAAATTGTTACCTAGAGAAAGTGTAACTACACAAAAGCTGGCACAAGAGTTATATTTGTCAAATCCAACCGTATTAAAAGTCATAAAAGAGTGTCAAGCTTTTTTGGAGAAGTATAATATTCGAATTGTAAATGAAAGAAGTCATGGGTTCTATTTGTCGTATCACGAGAATGATTATCGAAGAGCTTTGAAAGATTTTATATGTTCTAAAAAATCAATAGAAGAAATACGAAACAACATTCAGCTTTTTTTCCATAATATTGATGTTAATTTAATTGATAAATGTATAGTGGAAACAGAAAATGAATGGAATTATAAATTTACAGATGATTCTTTCTATGAGATTTTAATATATTGTTGTTTAGCTTGTCAGAGAAAAGATTTTAGTATTCCTATTCATATTCAGCAAGAAGATATGGAAATTCTGGAGAGATATAACGAATATCCATTTACGGTTGCAATTTTTCAAAAGCTTCATGATCGCATGCATATTATGTTTTCTAATGAAGATATATTATTTCTGGCTACACAAATTATGTGTTCAAAATTCATGGGGATTGACCAGCCAAAAGAAACATGGAAAATGATTCAGATGTATGATTTAAAGCTTTTAAACTTTGTAGATGAAATGCTTAAAACGATTGGGAAAGTATTAGAGAAAGAGTTGTGTGATGATATTAAATTGAAAGAAAGTCTTGTATTTCATTTGCGTTCAACGATTTTTCGATTACGATATGGATCACCACAAAATAATTCTTTGGTAAGTTTTATAAAATCGGAATATAAAAAGGTTTTTCGCGCTACATGGTCTGTGTCAATTTTATTTGAGAAATATTATGATGTTCAAATTACAGAGGATGAAATAGGATTTATTACATTATATATTCAGTCCGCGTTAGAAAGACATACGCAACGCTATCGTGCAATCTTGATTGAAGACTTCACTCGAGGTCATGCACAACTAATTTGTGAACGTATTTCTCGTACAATACCAGAAATAAAAGAAATACAAATCATATCGAGACATGATTTTAAACTTCACGAACATAGAGATGATGCCGATATGATTATTACAAGTAGAGAATTATTAGAAAAAGACAATAGGGTCATTGTAATATCAAATTTATTAAGTGATGATGGAATGATTAAATTGCGAACATTTATGGATGAGTTGAATTTATCGTTTTATGTTCATAAAAAAACATTTAGCCCTATTTGCTATCCATTGTTTGATCCGGAACTTATCTTTTTGAATTTAGATTATACTGAAAAAAAAGATATTTTATTTTATGTTTCGAAGGCTTTAGAAAGTCATGGATATGTCATGCCTTTATTTGCACAGTCCGTATATGAAAGGGAACAGGCGACATCTACAGCGATTGGGAATTATGTTGCTTTACCACACGGAATGCAGGCATATGTCAACCAATCGCGTGTAGCTATTATTACATTAAAAAAGCCAATTAGTTGGGATAAAGAGGAAATGGTAGATGTGATTTTTCTTTTAGCTTTTAAGCTGTCAACACATGATGAAATTAAACGCGTTCAGTCTTTTTATCAAGAATTTATTTCTTTAATAGAAACAAATGAAAAAATAAGTGTTATTCGAAATGCAAGAAATGCATTGGAACTATATAAATATTTAATACAATAA
- a CDS encoding sugar isomerase domain-containing protein gives MIDSVFEKGLSVIKKIQETQKEALDRSAEMIAECFVSNHHFYVSGSGHSHTVAEEFYGRAGGLAFVIPILTTELTLTEHPTKSSYIERLPGYASILCDLYKIGKDDVVLIASNSGRNAYPVELALCAKEKGAKVIGITSLKHSRSTPSRHSSGKHLEEVADIVIDNCGEIGDACLKLENLEMKMCPTSSMANSFIVQAISVQCAKYIIDKGKNPPVFVSLNNEGSEHVNDEYFETYTRQYVNKSNE, from the coding sequence ATGATTGATAGCGTATTTGAAAAAGGCCTTTCTGTAATTAAAAAAATTCAGGAAACACAGAAGGAGGCATTAGATCGGTCCGCAGAAATGATTGCGGAATGTTTTGTATCAAATCATCATTTTTATGTAAGTGGAAGTGGACATTCTCATACAGTGGCAGAGGAATTTTATGGAAGAGCCGGAGGTTTGGCTTTTGTCATTCCAATTCTTACAACAGAGCTTACATTAACAGAACATCCTACCAAAAGTTCTTATATAGAACGTTTACCTGGCTATGCCAGCATTTTATGTGATTTATACAAGATTGGGAAAGATGATGTTGTTTTGATTGCGTCTAATTCTGGAAGAAATGCATATCCTGTAGAACTGGCACTTTGCGCAAAAGAAAAAGGCGCAAAAGTGATTGGTATTACAAGTCTTAAACATTCTCGTTCAACGCCATCCAGACATTCTAGTGGAAAACATTTAGAAGAAGTGGCAGACATTGTAATTGATAATTGCGGAGAGATTGGAGATGCCTGTTTAAAACTGGAAAATCTTGAAATGAAAATGTGTCCTACTTCTTCCATGGCCAATTCTTTTATTGTTCAGGCAATCAGTGTACAATGTGCAAAATATATCATAGATAAAGGAAAGAATCCACCTGTATTTGTAAGCTTGAACAATGAGGGAAGCGAACATGTGAATGATGAATATTTTGAAACTTACACAAGACAATATGTAAATAAAAGTAACGAATAA